The following coding sequences are from one Capsicum annuum cultivar UCD-10X-F1 chromosome 3, UCD10Xv1.1, whole genome shotgun sequence window:
- the LOC107862590 gene encoding protein JOKA2, with the protein MASMDSSIVIKVKHEETLRRFNACVCNEKLDLNIDGLRDKIIQLFNFAHDAELTLTYIDEDGDVVTLVDDEDLQDVMRQDLNPLRVSVRLNAAERSGRPSARSSGNSTPLRSPQAQPPLLNLNSRVTDVLKYIPEPLRESVMKVCSELATSASSSTPILAELVAAMSEMGLSYNQNEASGPQSVEEVGFHNGMSNGNTMCADGGKPNVKSGEPSAKKNGSLKALHGAELTLKTTEPKPTASNEAADASVNLLSKSETLKGDQTEAQSSSFKYPKAQTSLVNSEEEKKFSVVHAGGKAVGYGYWSGSPIPPEKPSDEQHPRSKPVDLGCSASSGKLKQCNWDAPNADSSGSSIKMPYGSVTPTRLFPLLNTVNVIPSNAGSSGSSMKIPYDGFRPAVNHLVQLNPQNECPFSGVPTVNNPIPPQNVPFEVTLKRSHHQSDGTGTIFHKGVRCDGCGVHPITGPRFISKVKENYDLCSICFGEMGNDADYIRMDRPVTYPHPWSFKGLHALHGRFRPPVVPQVCRGYGLKAGRPKLDSRFIQDVNILDGTLMAPLTRFTKIWRMKNNGNLIWPQGTQLVWIGGDKLSDRFSVELEITTAGLAVDQELDVAVDFTAPEHPGRYISYWRLASSSGQKFGQRVWVLIQVDALLNLPKKGLVHEAFQGLNLNLPPASSVMSVTSPDIVNVNPVPQNVLPEPKKSSSTMELVDSVTEVNQNKEQEAKFPINDSLLVGVGDKSSSPSAPASPISYPIIDLTEEAPAESSVAPSAAVAMKAPLQDVGGHNEVEMSLLQELEEMGFKQVDLNKEILKKNEYDLELSVDDLCGVEEWDPMLVELEEMGFCDKEMNKQLLKKNNGSIKRVVMDLIAGEQQ; encoded by the exons ATGGCGTCTATGGACTCATCTATTGTCATCAAG GTCAAGCATGAAGAGACACTCAGGCGATTCAATGCCTGTGTCTGCAATGAGAAGCTTGATCTTAACATTGATGGATTGAGAGACAAGATTATTCAACTTTTCAATTTTGCTCATGATGCTGAGCTCACGCTAACATACATTGATGAGGATGGCGATGTAGTAACACTTGTTGATGACGAGGATCTGCAGGATGTTATGAGGCAGGACCTGAATCCCTTGAGAGTATCTGTGAGGTTGAATGCTGCTGAAAGAAGTGGCAGACCGTCAGCTAGATCTAGTGGAAATTCTACTCCCTTACGATCACCTCAGGCTCAGCCTCCACTCCTGAACTTGAATTCCCGTGTTACTGATGTTCTCAAGTACATTCCAGAACCTCTGCGCGAATCTGTGATGAAGGTCTGTTCTGAGCTGGCTACATCGGCCTCATCCTCAACTCCCATCCTTGCGGAACTTGTTGCTGCTATGTCTGAGATGGGACTATCTTACAACCAAAATGAGGCTTCAGGGCCTCAGTCTGTCGAAGAAGTTGGCTTTCATAATGGAATGTCTAATGGAAATACTATGTGTGCTGATGGAGGAAAGCCAAATGTTAAAAGCGGAGAGCCATCCGCGAAGAAGAATGGGTCCCTCAAAGCACTACATGGTGCAGAACTAACATTGAAGACAACAGAACCAAAACCCACAGCCTCCAATGAAGCTGCAGATGCCTCGGTCAATCTACTATCTAAATCAGAAACTCTGAAAGGTGATCAAACTGAAGCTCAGTCATCATCATTCAAGTATCCCAAGGCTCAGACATCGCTGGTAAACAGTGAGGAGGAGAAGAAATTTAGTGTTGTCCATGCTGGTGGAAAGGCTGTTGGATATGGATATTGGAGTGGCTCACCTATTCCACCTGAAAAGCCTTCTGATGAGCAGCATCCAAGATCTAAGCCGGTTGATTTGGGTTGCTCTGCAAGTTCTGGTAAATTGAAACAATGCAACTGGGATGCCCCTAATGCAGATTCCAGCGGCAGTTCAATCAAGATGCCTTATGGCAGCGTCACTCCTACACGTCTATTTCCATTGTTGAACACTGTGAATGTGATTCCCAGTAATGCAGGTTCCAGTGGCAGTTCAATGAAGATCCCATATGATGGCTTCAGACCTGCCGTAAATCATCTAGTTCAGCTGAACCCTCAGAATGAGTGTCCGTTTTCTGGGGTACCAACAGTAAATAACCCTATCCCGCCTCAGAATGTCCCTTTTGAGGTCACACTTAAAAGAAGCCATCATCAGAGTGATGGGACTGGGACTATTTTTCATAAAGGTGTTCGCTGTGATGGTTGTGGGGTTCATCCGATAACTGGCCCTAGGTTCATATCTAAAGT AAAGGAGAACTATGATCTCTGCAGCATATGCTTTGGTGAAATGGGAAATGATGCGGATTACATCAGAATGGATCGTCCTGTAACTTACCCGCATCCCTGGTCTTTCAAGGGTTTACATGCTCTG CATGGAAGGTTTCGCCCCCCAGTTGTCCCACAAGTCTGTCGAGGCTATGGGTTGAAAGCAGGTCGGCCAAAGCTGGACAGCCGCTTCATACAGGATGTCAATATCCTGGATGGAACCCTCATGGCCCCCTTGACTCGCTTCACGAAGATCTGGAGAATGAAGAACAATGGTAATCTCATCTGGCCTCAAGGAACTCAACTTGTTTGGATTGGGGGAGATAAATTAAGTGATAGATTCTCTGTTGAATTAGAG ATAACTACAGCTGGCTTGGCTGTTGACCAGGAACTTGATGTAGCAGTTGATTTTACTGCTCCTGAGCATCCTGGTAGGTATATATCCTACTGGAGGTTGGCTTCGTCCTCGGGGCAGAAATTTGGCCAGCGTGTATGGGTACTTATCCAG GTTGATGCTTTATTAAACCTGCCAAAGAAGGGGTTGGTCCACGAGGCTTTTCAGGGGTTGAACTTGAATTTACCTCCTGCCAGCAGTGTTATGTCCGTCACTAGTCCTGATATTGTAAATGTGAATCCAGTGCCTCAGAATGTCCTTCCTGAACCTAAGAAGAGCTCTAGCACAATGGAGTTGGTTGATTCAGTGACTGAAGTAAACCAAAACAAGGAGCAGGAGGCCAAATTTCCTATTAATGATAGCTTGTTGGTTGGTGTTGGCGACAAGTCAAGTTCTCCATCTGCTCCTGCTTCACCAATTTCATATCCAATTATTGATTTAACTGAGGAAGCACCAGCGGAATCTTCCGTGGCACCATCAGCTGCTGTAGCTATGAAGGCACCATTGCAGGATGTTGGAGGACATAATGAAGTTGAGATGTCACTCCTCCAGGAGTTGGAGGAAATGGGTTTCAAGCAGGTAGATCTGAacaaagaaatcttgaagaagaatGAGTATGATTTGGAGCTGTCAGTTGATGATCTCTGTGGCGTTGAGGAGTGGGATCCTATGCTCGTAGAGTTGGAGGAGATG GGTTTCTGCGATAAAGAAATGAACAAGCAGCTGCTTAAGAAGAATAATGGAAGCATCAAGCGTGTTGTCATGGATCTTATTGCTGGAGAGCAGCAGTAG